A part of Olleya sp. Bg11-27 genomic DNA contains:
- a CDS encoding spondin domain-containing protein: protein MKKSIFLLILSYTLNVNAQDSCINSGINASIYDVTFESNWNEIDHSEIPTSAHWSNLLLVNHNTPNQFLEIGQLATTGIKDVAELGDNTAFSNEVQSAIDNGDAQQLYTKAFSPNNATSTVTFEITVCNPYNYLTVVSMIAPSPDWFIAVNSFDITDIPLNSIDSPIVIDIFAYDAGTDDGVNYDSFDSPNTPTGISMINDYPFNGIKIGTLTIEYKLTLLSLEDQKINKEVKLFPNPSDGNIFISGDTLSEIDTITVYDILGSVVKSVKLDTVENNITLNLSNLNKGIYLVKLNTKDGHSKTQKLILQ from the coding sequence ATGAAAAAGTCCATCTTTCTTTTAATTTTAAGTTATACTTTAAACGTAAACGCACAAGATTCTTGTATAAATAGCGGTATAAATGCTTCAATTTATGATGTAACGTTTGAAAGTAATTGGAATGAGATTGACCACTCCGAAATACCCACTAGTGCACATTGGTCTAATTTACTTCTGGTAAACCATAATACGCCAAATCAGTTTTTAGAAATTGGACAACTTGCCACAACGGGCATTAAGGATGTTGCTGAATTAGGGGATAATACAGCCTTTTCTAATGAGGTCCAATCAGCTATAGATAATGGAGATGCGCAACAACTATACACTAAAGCCTTTAGTCCAAATAACGCGACTAGCACTGTTACTTTTGAAATAACAGTTTGCAACCCTTATAATTATTTGACTGTAGTTTCCATGATTGCACCAAGTCCAGATTGGTTTATTGCAGTTAATAGTTTTGACATTACAGATATCCCTTTAAACAGTATAGATAGTCCTATTGTCATAGATATTTTTGCTTACGACGCAGGAACCGATGATGGTGTCAATTACGACTCCTTCGACAGTCCAAATACACCTACAGGTATTTCTATGATTAATGATTACCCTTTTAATGGTATTAAGATTGGAACTTTAACGATTGAATATAAGTTGACCTTACTAAGTTTAGAAGACCAAAAAATAAACAAAGAAGTTAAACTCTTCCCCAATCCATCCGACGGAAACATTTTTATATCAGGTGATACACTATCAGAAATAGATACGATAACTGTTTATGATATACTAGGAAGTGTAGTGAAATCTGTTAAATTAGATACCGTCGAAAATAATATAACATTGAATCTTTCCAATTTAAACAAAGGAATATATCTAGTTAAATTAAATACTAAAGATGGACATTCTAAAACTCAAAAATTAATCTTGCAATAG
- a CDS encoding LysE family translocator, producing MDYNLILSFIFATVALSFSPGPDNIYVLMQSITNGRKYGLATVCGLISGCLLHTTLVAFGVSAIIKESDTLFFAIKALGALYLLYLAYKVYKSDAKVSLGSAAVPKKSLGQLYKQGVIMNVLNPKVSIFFLAFFPAYLYSDTISTVTQFYVLGFIFMATSFIVFALIAILAGFISDYLKQSKNIGLVLKWLQIVVFIGIAIFIFLSEK from the coding sequence TTGGATTATAACCTTATTCTGTCATTTATATTTGCGACTGTAGCCTTGTCCTTTTCTCCTGGTCCAGATAATATTTACGTATTAATGCAAAGTATTACTAACGGTCGTAAATATGGACTCGCCACGGTTTGTGGTTTAATTTCTGGTTGTTTATTACATACTACGTTAGTGGCGTTTGGTGTGTCTGCAATAATTAAAGAAAGCGATACTTTGTTTTTTGCTATCAAAGCTTTAGGAGCTTTGTACTTATTATATTTAGCTTATAAAGTCTATAAAAGCGATGCTAAAGTGTCTTTAGGTAGCGCGGCTGTCCCTAAAAAAAGCTTAGGACAATTATATAAGCAAGGGGTGATCATGAATGTTTTAAATCCTAAAGTCTCTATTTTTTTTCTGGCTTTTTTTCCAGCTTACTTATATAGTGATACCATAAGCACGGTGACACAGTTTTATGTTTTGGGATTTATTTTTATGGCAACGTCTTTTATTGTATTTGCTTTAATCGCAATTTTAGCAGGGTTTATTTCTGATTATTTAAAACAAAGTAAAAATATTGGGTTGGTTTTAAAGTGGTTACAGATTGTAGTCTTTATTGGGATCGCGATTTTTATATTCCTTTCAGAAAAATAA
- a CDS encoding hydroxymethylglutaryl-CoA lyase, with product MSNQVKVIECPRDAMQGIKQFIPTAQKIQYIQSILRVGFDTIDFGSFVSPKAIPQMVDTAEVLSKLDLSQTTSKLLSIVANSRGAAEACTHPEIDYLGYPFSISENFQMRNTHKTIAQSIVLLPDILNQADAANKEVVVYISMGFGNPYGDPWNVDIVGEWTERLSKMGVKILSLSDTVGTSNPENIEYLFSNLIPHYKDIEFGAHLHTTPDTWFEKVDAAYLAGCKRFDGAIQGFGGCPMAKDDLTGNMPTEKVLSYLTAKKVNNLNAMSFESAYNEASKIFKAYH from the coding sequence ATGTCAAACCAAGTTAAAGTTATAGAATGTCCAAGAGATGCCATGCAAGGCATTAAACAGTTTATACCGACAGCACAAAAAATACAATATATCCAATCTATACTTCGTGTAGGATTTGATACTATTGACTTTGGTAGTTTTGTATCGCCTAAAGCTATTCCGCAAATGGTGGATACAGCAGAGGTCTTGTCAAAATTGGATTTAAGTCAAACGACTAGTAAATTATTATCTATTGTAGCAAATTCGCGTGGCGCAGCAGAAGCTTGTACACATCCCGAAATTGACTATTTAGGCTATCCATTTTCTATCTCAGAAAATTTTCAAATGCGTAATACGCATAAAACGATAGCACAGTCTATAGTATTACTTCCAGACATTTTAAATCAGGCAGATGCAGCTAATAAAGAAGTTGTTGTTTATATCTCGATGGGCTTTGGTAATCCTTACGGAGATCCTTGGAATGTGGATATCGTTGGAGAATGGACCGAGCGTTTAAGCAAAATGGGCGTTAAAATCTTATCTTTAAGTGATACTGTTGGGACCTCTAATCCGGAAAATATAGAGTATTTGTTTTCTAATTTAATTCCGCATTATAAGGACATCGAGTTTGGTGCACATTTACACACCACACCAGATACATGGTTTGAAAAAGTAGATGCCGCTTATCTGGCAGGTTGTAAACGTTTTGATGGCGCCATCCAAGGTTTTGGTGGTTGTCCTATGGCTAAAGACGATCTTACAGGTAATATGCCAACCGAGAAAGTATTGTCTTATTTAACTGCTAAAAAGGTGAATAATTTAAATGCCATGTCTTTTGAAAGTGCTTATAATGAAGCCTCTAAAATCTTCAAAGCTTACCATTAA
- a CDS encoding DUF4856 domain-containing protein — translation MKKLAFGLAALATLALTSCSSDDDGGNVTPTSGVTAPDTYTFVRSGNTSVSFSRQTTRLQMAQEIVSGLVNTANTEASLDAMFAHEEGANDFIDADLNASNKSVRSKTAASTDFFSANTTDATSIKATFDGYIANQVTEVFPNWSSLASAGFAGQIQQAGGGSTRYVNAKGLEYNQAFAKSLIGALMTDQIVNNYLSTTVLDEADNIANNDADVLDGDNNYTTMEHKWDEAYGYLYGSEINPAVPVLEADKFLNEYLSKVNDDADFSGIALEVYNAFKLGRAAIVAKDYDLRDEQVAIIRSKISIVLAVRGVYYLQQGKNALGTDNASAFHALSEAYGFIYSLQFTRKPGTTEPYFTKTEVETLTNQLMVGNGFWDVTSETLDRISDAISAQFDFTTAQAGS, via the coding sequence ATGAAAAAATTAGCATTCGGATTAGCAGCATTAGCCACTTTAGCTTTAACCTCATGTTCTAGTGACGACGATGGAGGAAATGTAACACCAACAAGTGGTGTAACAGCCCCTGATACTTATACTTTTGTGAGAAGCGGAAACACAAGTGTTAGTTTTAGTAGACAAACGACACGCCTTCAAATGGCACAAGAGATTGTTTCAGGTTTAGTAAATACAGCTAATACAGAAGCCAGCTTAGATGCTATGTTTGCTCATGAAGAAGGAGCAAACGATTTTATTGATGCCGATTTAAATGCTTCAAATAAAAGTGTGAGAAGTAAAACAGCCGCATCTACAGATTTTTTCTCTGCAAATACAACAGACGCAACAAGTATCAAAGCCACTTTTGATGGTTACATCGCAAATCAAGTGACAGAGGTTTTTCCAAATTGGTCATCTCTTGCTTCTGCAGGTTTCGCTGGGCAAATTCAACAAGCAGGTGGTGGTTCTACACGTTACGTCAATGCTAAAGGTTTAGAATATAACCAAGCCTTTGCAAAAAGTTTGATTGGTGCATTAATGACAGATCAAATAGTAAACAATTACTTAAGTACAACTGTTTTAGATGAAGCCGATAATATAGCAAATAACGATGCTGATGTTTTAGATGGTGATAACAATTATACAACTATGGAACATAAGTGGGATGAAGCTTATGGTTACTTATATGGTAGTGAAATAAATCCTGCAGTACCTGTATTAGAAGCTGATAAGTTTTTAAATGAATACTTGTCTAAAGTAAATGATGATGCTGATTTTTCTGGTATTGCTTTGGAGGTGTATAATGCTTTTAAATTAGGTCGTGCTGCAATTGTAGCTAAAGATTATGATTTACGTGATGAACAAGTTGCAATTATAAGAAGTAAGATTTCTATAGTTTTAGCTGTTAGAGGGGTTTACTACTTACAACAAGGTAAAAATGCTTTAGGAACAGATAATGCTTCAGCATTTCATGCACTATCAGAAGCTTATGGATTTATTTATAGCTTACAGTTTACAAGAAAACCTGGTACAACTGAGCCTTACTTTACAAAAACGGAAGTAGAAACATTGACAAACCAATTAATGGTAGGTAATGGTTTTTGGGATGTTACTTCTGAAACTTTAGATAGAATTTCAGATGCAATATCTGCACAATTTGACTTTACAACAGCTCAAGCTGGAAGTTAA
- a CDS encoding imelysin family protein, whose protein sequence is MKKLVYIFTLMLVVLACTESDDTGNGSSSSDDYNRVAMQTNLADNIIIPRFQDLKSSLETLAAVGSTFTTTPEQTNLDNLRAAFVSAYKDWQLVEAFNIGQAEVMLYGFKMNVYPTTTTDIEANIASGTYDLSAVGNNDAVGFPAVDYMLHGIASTDADILIKYADVNYRTYLTDLIAEMNSLTQTVLSDWTTNYRAVFVNSTSNTVSSAVNKFINDYIFYFEKGLRANKFGIPGGVFSTDPLADKAEAIYNGTISRDLALIALNNVQNIFNGKATSTSPIGEGFNRYLIELDRTDLASLINDRMDAARQKIELLNADLKTQVETDNTKMTEAYDALQLVVVSLKVDMLQAFNVSVDYVDADGD, encoded by the coding sequence ATGAAAAAGTTAGTTTACATTTTTACATTAATGCTTGTCGTTTTGGCTTGTACAGAATCTGATGATACAGGTAATGGTAGCAGTAGCTCTGATGATTACAACAGAGTCGCAATGCAAACCAACTTAGCAGATAATATAATTATTCCTAGATTTCAAGACTTAAAATCAAGTTTGGAAACATTAGCGGCTGTTGGTAGTACATTTACAACAACGCCAGAGCAAACTAATTTAGATAATTTAAGAGCTGCTTTTGTTAGTGCGTATAAAGACTGGCAACTAGTAGAGGCTTTTAATATCGGTCAAGCCGAAGTTATGCTTTATGGTTTTAAAATGAATGTATATCCAACAACTACAACAGATATTGAAGCAAATATAGCCAGTGGGACTTACGATTTGTCTGCGGTTGGTAATAATGATGCTGTAGGTTTTCCAGCTGTAGATTATATGTTACATGGTATAGCTTCTACAGATGCAGATATATTGATAAAGTATGCAGATGTAAATTACAGAACATACTTAACAGATTTAATTGCAGAAATGAATAGTTTAACACAAACTGTGTTATCAGACTGGACTACTAATTATAGAGCTGTTTTTGTAAATAGTACAAGTAATACAGTATCTAGTGCAGTAAATAAGTTTATAAACGATTATATTTTTTATTTTGAAAAAGGTTTGCGTGCTAATAAATTTGGTATTCCTGGAGGTGTGTTTTCTACAGACCCTTTAGCTGATAAAGCCGAAGCAATTTATAACGGTACAATCTCTAGAGATTTAGCCCTTATAGCTTTGAATAATGTTCAGAATATCTTTAACGGTAAAGCAACAAGTACATCTCCAATAGGTGAAGGTTTTAACCGTTACTTAATTGAATTAGATAGAACAGATTTAGCATCATTAATTAATGATAGAATGGATGCTGCTAGGCAAAAAATTGAACTTTTAAATGCAGATTTGAAAACACAAGTTGAAACAGATAATACTAAAATGACAGAGGCTTACGATGCTTTACAATTGGTTGTAGTTTCTTTAAAAGTGGATATGTTACAAGCTTTTAATGTAAGTGTTGATTATGTAGATGCAGATGGAGATTAA
- a CDS encoding HTTM domain-containing protein, translating to MNFSIKTYLNKITDAAPLAVFRIGFGIMMCYGMLRYWLKGWIETVYIQPKFHFKYYGFEWVKTLGDYTYLLFIICGVSAIFVAMGYKYRLAIITFFLSFTYIELMDKTVYLNHYYFISILSFLMIFLPANQYFSLDTYHVKISYRTIPNWTIDCIKLLLGIVYFYAGLAKINSDWLLRAQPLKIWLPSKYDLPLIGNTLMQQEWFHYAMSWSGMLYDLLIPFFLLYKKTRIPAFILVVFFHVFTRILFPIGMFPFVMIVSALIFFEAPFHHKIINKIKRLLGFISATAKPIQYKSAYTVRYSKLVLPIVGLFFVLQLLLPFRYLLYPGELFWTEEGYRLSWRVMLMEKMGNTTFKIKDDQGNAFLVDNSDFLTPLQEKQMSFQPDFILEYAHYLGDHFTKQGHKGVQVYTKSYVALNGRLSQLFIDESVNLYQENESFKHKHWILPFTDEIKGL from the coding sequence ATGAATTTTAGCATAAAAACATATCTAAATAAAATTACGGATGCAGCTCCTTTGGCGGTGTTCAGGATTGGCTTTGGAATAATGATGTGTTACGGCATGCTTCGTTATTGGTTAAAAGGATGGATTGAAACGGTATATATTCAACCAAAATTTCATTTCAAATACTATGGTTTTGAATGGGTTAAAACCTTAGGAGATTATACGTATCTACTATTTATTATTTGTGGCGTGTCAGCTATTTTTGTAGCTATGGGTTATAAATACAGACTAGCAATAATTACTTTTTTTCTCAGCTTTACCTATATAGAGTTGATGGATAAAACGGTATACTTAAATCATTACTATTTTATAAGCATACTTAGCTTTTTAATGATTTTTTTACCCGCTAATCAATACTTCTCATTAGACACTTACCATGTAAAAATCAGCTATAGAACGATCCCTAATTGGACCATTGATTGTATAAAATTGCTATTAGGTATTGTTTATTTTTATGCAGGATTGGCTAAAATAAATAGTGATTGGTTACTTAGGGCGCAACCACTAAAAATATGGTTACCTTCTAAATACGACTTACCTTTAATAGGTAATACGTTAATGCAGCAAGAGTGGTTTCATTATGCAATGAGCTGGTCAGGGATGTTGTATGATTTGTTAATTCCGTTTTTCTTGCTTTACAAAAAGACACGTATTCCAGCCTTTATACTCGTTGTTTTCTTCCATGTGTTTACACGTATTTTGTTCCCTATTGGCATGTTTCCGTTTGTTATGATTGTTAGTGCGTTAATATTTTTTGAGGCACCATTTCATCATAAAATAATAAATAAAATCAAGAGGTTGCTTGGCTTTATTTCCGCGACAGCGAAACCTATACAATATAAATCAGCATACACTGTAAGGTATAGTAAGTTAGTGCTACCAATAGTAGGATTATTTTTTGTGTTACAACTGTTACTCCCTTTTAGGTATTTACTATATCCAGGTGAATTGTTTTGGACGGAAGAAGGTTACCGTTTGTCATGGCGGGTCATGTTGATGGAAAAAATGGGAAACACAACTTTTAAGATTAAGGATGACCAAGGGAATGCGTTCCTAGTCGATAATTCAGATTTTTTAACGCCTTTGCAGGAGAAGCAAATGAGTTTTCAACCTGATTTTATATTAGAATATGCACATTATTTAGGTGACCATTTTACAAAACAAGGCCATAAAGGTGTACAGGTGTATACTAAAAGTTATGTGGCTTTAAATGGACGATTAAGTCAATTATTTATTGATGAAAGCGTAAATTTGTACCAAGAAAACGAATCGTTTAAACATAAACACTGGATTTTACCATTTACAGATGAAATTAAAGGACTTTAA
- a CDS encoding TonB-dependent receptor domain-containing protein: MKLKDFNLLLLLMLSAFSMLAQQQISGTITNLQGATLENVGVYDKTSGLLTKSDANGVFTFETDKATLMLTFFNYEYQVLEQTINTSNQQDIKITLSPLAETTLSEVEITVRKAKLFSLKQLNDVEGTAIYAGKKTEVVLMGQSMANLASNNARQIYSQVSGLNIYQNDDAGLQLNIGGRGLDPNRTASFNTRQNGYDISADVLGYPESYYTPAAEGLEEVQIIRGAASLQYGTQFGGLVNFKMKEPNAFKPFELITRNTVGSNGLYTNFTSASGTKNKLSYYAFFNYKKGDGFRDNSNFESKNVFVHIGYQLNELTKLSGEVTYLRYLAKQAGGLNDQQFEDDPYQSNRERNWFQVDWLLYNLKLSHKFSENTNFTFNAFGLDANRTALGFRDRRTDLADPGGARDLISSDFSNYGFETRLLSKYKVFDKHATFLIGGKFYKANNSYSQGPGSAGSDPDFNSAINDFPFYATQSEYDNPNLNIAVFGENIFYVTNKFSITPGFRFEYIKTESQGARQTFNFDGAGNPIDAGVAFQDLENQRSFALLGLGISYKPLKSLELYGNISENYRSITFGDLNIVNPSNAVDPNLRDETGFTLDLGARGNINELVSYDANVFGLVYNDRIGLIDATIPPVNSVGKLRVNVGDARIFGVESLIDFNLKKILSLSDKFRANYFVNSSFVSSEYTSTNFENTSSDVRVGNKVEFIPDVNIKTGLQLGYGNFLSNVQYTYLSSQFTDAGNDPGGDNLNSIVGVIPAYDVLDVSMSYKYKQFKLEAGVNNLLDTAYFTRRATGYPGPGIIPSANRNFYATLEVKF; this comes from the coding sequence ATGAAATTAAAGGACTTTAACCTATTACTATTACTGATGTTATCTGCGTTTAGCATGTTAGCACAACAGCAAATTTCTGGAACGATTACAAATCTTCAGGGGGCTACACTTGAAAATGTAGGCGTGTACGACAAAACCTCAGGTTTGCTTACCAAGTCAGATGCTAATGGGGTCTTTACATTTGAAACAGACAAAGCCACTTTAATGTTGACTTTTTTCAATTACGAATACCAAGTATTGGAGCAAACAATTAATACAAGTAATCAACAGGATATAAAGATTACCTTATCTCCTTTAGCTGAAACCACACTGTCTGAAGTAGAAATTACGGTTAGAAAAGCAAAACTATTTAGTTTAAAACAGCTAAATGATGTTGAAGGGACTGCTATTTATGCAGGAAAAAAGACTGAAGTGGTTTTAATGGGGCAATCTATGGCAAATTTGGCATCTAACAATGCTAGACAAATTTATAGCCAGGTTTCCGGTTTAAATATTTATCAAAACGATGATGCAGGATTACAGCTTAATATTGGAGGTCGTGGATTGGATCCTAATCGTACAGCAAGTTTTAATACAAGACAGAACGGTTACGATATAAGTGCTGATGTTTTAGGTTATCCAGAGAGTTATTATACACCAGCAGCCGAAGGACTGGAAGAGGTTCAAATTATACGTGGCGCGGCATCTTTACAATATGGAACACAGTTTGGAGGTTTAGTTAATTTTAAAATGAAAGAACCTAATGCCTTTAAACCTTTTGAACTAATTACGAGGAACACTGTAGGAAGTAATGGTTTGTATACTAATTTTACAAGTGCAAGTGGGACTAAGAATAAGTTGAGTTATTATGCTTTTTTTAATTACAAAAAAGGGGATGGATTTAGAGATAATTCTAATTTTGAATCTAAGAATGTTTTTGTTCATATTGGTTATCAACTTAATGAGCTAACTAAATTATCAGGAGAAGTTACTTATTTGAGATATTTAGCTAAACAAGCAGGAGGTTTAAATGATCAACAGTTTGAGGATGATCCTTATCAAAGTAATAGAGAAAGAAACTGGTTTCAGGTGGATTGGTTATTGTATAATTTGAAACTATCTCATAAATTTTCTGAGAATACTAACTTTACATTTAATGCCTTTGGTTTGGATGCAAATAGAACAGCATTAGGATTTAGAGATAGAAGAACTGATTTAGCCGACCCAGGTGGTGCTAGAGACTTAATAAGCAGTGATTTTAGTAATTATGGTTTTGAAACACGTTTATTATCTAAATATAAAGTGTTTGATAAACATGCTACATTTTTAATTGGGGGCAAATTCTATAAAGCAAACAATAGTTATTCTCAAGGGCCGGGAAGTGCAGGTTCTGATCCTGATTTTAATTCGGCTATAAACGATTTTCCTTTTTATGCTACACAATCGGAATACGATAATCCAAACTTAAATATTGCTGTTTTTGGTGAAAATATTTTTTATGTAACTAATAAATTTTCAATAACACCAGGCTTCCGTTTTGAATATATAAAAACAGAAAGTCAAGGTGCTAGGCAAACTTTTAATTTTGATGGGGCGGGAAACCCTATAGATGCAGGTGTGGCATTTCAGGATTTAGAAAACCAACGGTCTTTTGCCCTTTTAGGTTTAGGCATAAGTTACAAACCTTTAAAATCTTTAGAGCTTTATGGTAATATTTCTGAAAACTACCGTTCGATTACTTTTGGAGATTTGAATATAGTAAATCCATCAAATGCTGTAGATCCTAATTTAAGAGATGAAACAGGTTTTACTCTTGATCTAGGAGCAAGGGGCAATATAAATGAGCTAGTATCTTATGATGCTAACGTTTTTGGTTTGGTTTATAACGATAGGATTGGTTTAATAGACGCTACGATACCTCCAGTGAATAGTGTGGGTAAGTTAAGAGTTAATGTTGGTGATGCAAGAATTTTTGGTGTTGAATCTTTAATAGATTTTAATCTAAAAAAAATATTAAGTCTTAGTGATAAATTTAGAGCAAATTACTTTGTGAATTCCTCTTTTGTATCTTCAGAATATACATCGACTAATTTTGAGAATACTAGTAGTGATGTAAGAGTGGGTAATAAGGTTGAGTTTATTCCAGATGTTAATATAAAAACAGGATTACAGTTAGGATATGGTAATTTTTTATCTAATGTGCAATACACGTATTTGTCTAGTCAATTTACAGACGCAGGTAATGATCCAGGAGGAGATAATTTAAATAGTATTGTTGGTGTAATACCGGCTTATGATGTATTAGATGTGTCTATGTCTTACAAATACAAACAATTTAAGCTAGAAGCAGGAGTCAATAACCTTTTAGATACTGCCTATTTTACAAGACGTGCTACCGGATATCCTGGCCCAGGAATTATTCCGTCGGCCAACCGAAACTTTTATGCGACATTGGAAGTTAAGTTCTAA
- a CDS encoding imelysin family protein, translating to MIKKAKVLILLLLIFSCNSDDDQQEAPAFNVMALLEDITNQQILPSVATFVSESTTLNTTIQTYLTTSTEADLILARNQWKVTAKAYGKIYAFNIGSVRDQFMHLALYNWPTLPSALENVINDNDAITEALLATKSPQIKTLSALEYLLFNADSNTVNTQFIDDIKRQDYLKYTGLDLKSQSERLLGIWNAPGNYAATFIDTNETGIRASFNRLFNGLYNLIDTAKITKIGKPAGLENSQATNPEQTQAYFSSLSLAILKQNITSIEAVYFNTEGIGIDDYVYHVIKNNDLNQAVENKIEDVQNAIDAIPVPLFDAITSHPDLVAHLHTELDALGILFSVDVRSILSIIITSTDNDGD from the coding sequence ATGATAAAAAAAGCCAAAGTATTAATTCTATTATTACTAATTTTTAGCTGTAATAGCGATGATGACCAACAAGAAGCTCCTGCCTTTAATGTTATGGCACTTTTAGAAGACATCACAAACCAACAAATATTACCTAGTGTTGCTACTTTTGTATCGGAAAGCACAACTTTAAATACAACCATTCAAACCTACCTAACAACGTCTACAGAAGCAGACCTTATCTTAGCCAGAAACCAATGGAAAGTCACCGCTAAAGCCTATGGTAAAATATATGCCTTCAATATTGGAAGCGTTAGAGATCAATTTATGCATTTAGCCTTATATAATTGGCCAACACTACCTAGTGCTTTAGAAAACGTTATTAATGACAACGATGCCATCACTGAAGCGTTATTAGCGACTAAAAGTCCACAAATTAAAACATTATCTGCTTTAGAGTATTTGTTATTTAACGCAGATTCTAATACTGTAAATACTCAATTTATAGACGATATAAAAAGACAAGACTATTTAAAATACACTGGCTTAGATTTAAAATCACAATCAGAAAGACTTCTAGGTATTTGGAATGCACCCGGAAACTACGCGGCTACATTTATTGATACTAATGAAACAGGAATAAGGGCGTCTTTTAATAGATTGTTTAACGGGTTGTATAACCTTATTGATACTGCCAAAATAACTAAGATTGGGAAACCTGCGGGACTAGAAAACTCTCAGGCTACAAATCCAGAGCAGACTCAAGCTTATTTTAGTAGCCTATCATTGGCCATTTTAAAACAAAACATAACGAGTATTGAAGCTGTCTATTTTAATACTGAAGGCATTGGCATTGATGACTATGTTTATCATGTCATTAAAAACAACGACTTAAATCAAGCTGTAGAAAATAAAATTGAAGACGTACAAAATGCTATTGATGCGATCCCTGTACCTTTATTTGATGCCATAACGTCTCATCCTGATTTAGTAGCACATTTACACACTGAACTTGATGCACTAGGCATATTATTTAGTGTTGATGTTAGAAGTATTTTATCCATCATTATCACATCCACAGATAATGATGGTGATTAA